In Vibrio sp. 10N, the following proteins share a genomic window:
- a CDS encoding alpha/beta fold hydrolase produces the protein MTHTSSAFIDGGLKYTPHYFTVPLDYQDPNKGSLQLFAREVSIAKDCADKPWLVFFQGGPGFPSPRPNGHSGWLKRALQDYRVLLLDQRGTGNSSVISHQTLAHLSPGEQADYLSHFRADNIVRDAEFIRQAFGVTQWAILGQSFGGFCSLTYLSLFPDSLNRAYITGGVPSIERHPDDVYKATFKRTKEKNQEFFNQFPHAQSLCKKIADHLATNEVLLPNGQVFTVEQFQQIGINFGVSDTFLPTYYSLENAFIEVDGKPTLRYEFLNEMLMQQAFQTNPIYALLHESIYCQGFASSWSAERVRQLHDEFNYRSGDDCFYFTGEMVFPWMFEQYECLKPLKEAADQLAQKDDWGPLYDAEVLAKNRVPVSCAVYADDMFVEMDISRETLANIPNSKAWITNEYEHNGLRADGERILDKLIEMGDHIDYCQR, from the coding sequence ATGACTCACACTTCCTCTGCTTTTATTGATGGTGGTTTAAAATATACCCCACACTACTTTACGGTTCCTCTCGACTACCAAGACCCAAACAAAGGTTCGTTGCAACTCTTCGCAAGAGAAGTCTCTATTGCGAAAGACTGCGCTGACAAGCCGTGGCTGGTCTTTTTTCAAGGCGGCCCTGGTTTTCCATCTCCGCGCCCGAACGGTCACAGCGGCTGGCTAAAACGCGCCCTTCAGGACTATCGTGTGCTGCTGCTTGACCAGCGCGGGACTGGCAACAGCAGTGTGATTAGTCATCAGACCTTGGCTCATCTGTCTCCTGGTGAGCAAGCTGACTACCTAAGCCATTTCCGAGCCGATAATATTGTTCGTGATGCGGAATTTATCCGCCAGGCTTTTGGGGTCACACAATGGGCAATCTTGGGGCAGAGCTTTGGTGGTTTTTGCTCGCTAACCTATCTGTCACTGTTTCCCGACAGTCTAAATCGTGCCTACATAACAGGCGGCGTGCCCTCAATAGAACGACATCCTGATGATGTTTATAAGGCGACGTTCAAGCGTACCAAAGAGAAAAACCAAGAATTTTTCAATCAGTTCCCACATGCCCAGTCGCTATGTAAAAAGATTGCTGACCATCTGGCGACAAACGAGGTGCTATTGCCGAATGGGCAAGTTTTCACTGTGGAACAATTTCAGCAAATCGGGATTAATTTTGGTGTCAGCGATACCTTCCTTCCAACCTATTATTCTCTTGAAAATGCGTTCATTGAAGTGGATGGAAAACCAACATTACGTTATGAATTCTTGAATGAAATGCTGATGCAACAGGCATTTCAAACCAACCCTATTTACGCGCTCTTGCACGAGTCGATTTATTGCCAAGGTTTTGCTTCGAGTTGGTCTGCTGAGCGAGTTCGTCAGCTGCATGATGAGTTTAACTACCGATCGGGCGACGACTGTTTCTACTTTACTGGGGAGATGGTGTTCCCTTGGATGTTTGAGCAATACGAATGCTTAAAGCCCCTCAAAGAAGCTGCCGACCAACTGGCACAGAAAGACGATTGGGGCCCACTCTACGATGCTGAAGTATTGGCGAAAAACCGCGTCCCCGTCAGTTGCGCCGTCTACGCTGACGATATGTTTGTCGAGATGGACATCAGCCGTGAAACACTCGCCAACATCCCTAACTCGAAAGCTTGGATCACCAACGAGTATGAACATAATGGGTTGCGAGCCGATGGAGAGCGCATTCTAGACAAGCTTATCGAAATGGGTGACCACATCGATTATTGTCAGCGTTAG